One genomic segment of Bombina bombina isolate aBomBom1 chromosome 4, aBomBom1.pri, whole genome shotgun sequence includes these proteins:
- the LOC128657789 gene encoding uncharacterized protein LOC128657789: MKLCKEKRSARGTGGGPGYTADLMEYEKKVLNLMGPEVVEGIEVQGDTDDYAGSPPTQSDAHALTEIAACSSVLQEVEENHNEQNIEGEETLLLFEDDSENVEYVLNLQPIQETSPVHSSSTNVEVPEEEIGDVHEDIQQEAQAPTEEAISVNLVNILQLATNFQNEQRAFFQQMSDLQSERLEIDRQSLLARQETNRLLALLVNILQTRIENH; the protein is encoded by the exons atgaaattatgcaaagaaaaacgttCAGCAAGAGGTACAGGAGGTGGTCCAGGATATACTGCTGATCTAATGGAGTATGAGAAGAAAGTTCTTAATTTGATGGGGCCTGAGGTTGTGGAGGGAATTGAAGTGCAAGGAGACACAGACGATTATGcag gatcccCACCTACACAATCAGATGCTCATGCATTAACAGAGATTGCCGCTTGCAGCAGCGTCCTGCAAGAAGTTG aagagAATCATAATGAACAGAATATTGAAGGAGAGGAAACTTTGCTCCTTTTTGAAG ATGATTCAGAAAATGTTGAATACGTTCTGAATTTACAACCAATACAGGAGACATCTCCTGTACATTCCTCAAGTACAAATGTAGAAGTACCAGAAGAAGAAATTGGAGATGTACACGAAGATATCCAACAAGAAGCACAAGCACCAACTGAAGAGGCAATATCAGTAAATTTGGTTAACATTCTGCAATTAGCCACAAATTTTCAGAATGAACAAAGGGCTTTTTTTCAACAGATGAGTGACCTGCAAAGTGAACGCTTGGAAATTGACAGGCAGAGTTTACTTGCACGTCAAGAGACAAATAGGTTGCTTGCATTACTAGTGAATATTTTACAAACAAGAATTGagaatcattga